In Treponema primitia ZAS-1, the genomic stretch TCCGGTAAACTTCCCGGACAAAGGAAGCGGGATCGTTCAGGTGTTCGATTAAATGGGATGCCAGGACCAGGTCGAAGCTCGCATTGGGGAACCGGTTCTCCTCCAGGGGAAGGCTCCGTACATCAAGGGAGCGTTCTTTACGGGCATATTCGGCGGCGGGGGAAATCTCTACCCCGCTTACAGCCCAGCCGCGATCCCGCAGCTTTTCTAACAATGCTCCGGTGGCGCAGCCTATGTCCAAGACCCGGCCCTGGGAGGATCGGGCACGCAGATCCCGTTCCAGCTCCTCGAACCCGGCGTCCGCCAGGGCCAGTTCCTGGAGATGCAGAAACGCCGGTTCGTTTTTTAGCTCGTAGGACAGGTACGCTGTACCGGAACCTTCCCGGTAACGCCGGGTCACTTCGGCTTGTTCCGGCTGGGGGTTCATTTGTACCAGACCACAGCGCCGGCAGCGGACATAGAAAAAATCTTCACAGAAAAGATGCGGACTAAATTCCGCGCCGCCGCAGAGGGCGCAGGGGATGGGTCGGTTTTTTTCTTTCCCCACCGGGGTGGACCATGTTTTAATCAACCTGGAGCCGGTAGATTTCGTTTCGGGGATTTTGGACATTATCCAGGGCAATTATTTCCAGGGTGACCTGACCCCGGGTAAAGGCGATATCACCGATTTCAAAGGCGGGGTAGGGGGCGTAGACTTGCTGCACCGGGGCCAGACTGTTCCGGTAGGCCATGGCAATTCCATCCCGGACGGAGAAGGTTTCAAGGTTGAGGTAGCCTAGCTCAACGCCGTTTAGGGAACAGACGATCCGGAAAGGGGCCAGCTGCCGGTCTCCGTTTCCTTCCCGGGTATCCGAAACTTCCACAGAAACCGTGTACCGGCCCTGGTTGATAGTATTTCTGGCTGAGCCCGGGCTGAGCTTAATATCTCTGTTATTCCCGTTACTCAGGGTAACGGACAGAATATTCGGCGGCCGCGTATCCGGCAATGGGGTGATGATCATAGACGGGTTAACCCAGCGCCGTTCCCGCCGGTCAAAGAGGGAAAAAAGAAACCCCCCATCATTGGACCAGCCGGACTTTCCCGCAGAGGCAATGACCGTATCTTTTTCAATCAGAGAAAGGGTTTCCGGTAATGTCTTTTCGTCAAAACGGCTGTATATACTCACCAGCCCATCGCCGTGATCCAGGGCAACCCAGGCGCCCAGGGGCGAGGGAAGCTGGGAGGCGGTAGTTTCAGGATCATTGTAGAAGAGGATCTCCCCGGCATCGGCGGCGCGGATGGGACCTTCAACCTCAAAACACACCCCCAGAACAGGTTTGCCATGATCGTTCCACCCGAAATTGCGGCTCATCAGTCCTTCCTGGGTAGGCCATTCCATTCCGTGGAGACCGGATAGGGCAAAAAACGCCGCGGCTAAAAGCAGGTACTTATTTTTCATACTTATCTCTCTTCCAATTCAAATGAGGCCAGGGTCATGCCCCCGCCAACGTAGAGTTCCGAACCCCGCCGGCTTAAAAAGG encodes the following:
- a CDS encoding class I SAM-dependent methyltransferase — protein: MSKIPETKSTGSRLIKTWSTPVGKEKNRPIPCALCGGAEFSPHLFCEDFFYVRCRRCGLVQMNPQPEQAEVTRRYREGSGTAYLSYELKNEPAFLHLQELALADAGFEELERDLRARSSQGRVLDIGCATGALLEKLRDRGWAVSGVEISPAAEYARKERSLDVRSLPLEENRFPNASFDLVLASHLIEHLNDPASFVREVYRILAPGGYCIVTTPNISGFQARLFRSHWRSAIFDHLYLFSIKTLSRLLTQHGFTIERICTWGGLAAGLAPAPLKRIADRAAKFFTAGDVMLIRARTAR